The Streptomyces sp. HSG2 genome has a segment encoding these proteins:
- a CDS encoding ribonuclease BN — MTRYPHRPRAAWRRLAGTALVRHGRELELLHRAMGFATLALVTLAPLLIVVAAADPLGRGGFASWLADGMGLSGRSAQVLTDIISPPPDVIGTTSVWGGLALGVFGVAFAASVQNGYERIWGLPSGPWHRVWRQLTWVAALTAYLYQEVQTRTALDGSARIALSTATGLLFFWWAQHFLLGGQVRWLDLLPGALATMVGLVGLRGFSYLVFTPLILDNAISYGAVGIVLVVESWFIGVGFVVYGGALAGRWFCEHHWWPRARTG; from the coding sequence GTGACCCGGTATCCCCACCGTCCGCGCGCCGCGTGGCGGCGGCTCGCGGGAACCGCCCTGGTCCGACACGGACGCGAGCTGGAACTGCTGCACCGGGCGATGGGTTTCGCCACGCTCGCGCTGGTCACCCTGGCCCCGCTGCTGATCGTCGTGGCCGCCGCGGACCCCCTCGGACGCGGCGGCTTCGCCTCCTGGCTCGCCGACGGGATGGGCCTGTCCGGGCGTTCCGCTCAGGTTCTGACCGACATCATCAGCCCGCCCCCGGACGTCATCGGGACCACCAGCGTGTGGGGCGGGCTGGCGCTCGGGGTGTTCGGGGTCGCCTTCGCCGCGAGCGTACAGAACGGCTACGAACGGATCTGGGGCCTGCCCTCGGGTCCCTGGCACCGTGTGTGGCGGCAGTTGACCTGGGTGGCGGCCCTCACGGCCTACCTCTATCAAGAGGTGCAGACTCGTACGGCGTTGGACGGATCGGCCCGCATCGCCCTGTCCACGGCGACCGGTCTGCTGTTCTTCTGGTGGGCGCAGCACTTCCTGCTGGGTGGACAGGTCCGCTGGCTCGACCTCCTGCCCGGTGCGCTGGCCACCATGGTGGGGCTGGTCGGCCTGCGCGGCTTCTCCTACCTGGTCTTCACCCCGCTCATCCTGGACAACGCGATCAGCTACGGAGCGGTGGGCATCGTGCTGGTGGTGGAGTCGTGGTTCATCGGGGTCGGTTTCGTGGTCTACGGGGGCGCCCTCGCGGGGCGGTGGTTCTGTGAGCACCACTGGTGGCCGCGCGCCCGGACCGGATGA
- a CDS encoding SAM-dependent methyltransferase has product MTTDPSRPPRIDTGKAHPARVYDWLLGGKDNYPVDEEVGRRLPPEARTGARQNRAFMRRAAAHLAERGIDQFLDVGAGIPTEPNLHQVVQRAVPASRVVYVDNDPIVLRHAEALLVSHPDGATEYVLADAQAPDEIIRQAGRVLDLRRPVALSLIALLHFLPDDERAGAVVRELVGALAPGSHLVLTHGASDLNPELAGRATAQYARAGIRLGLRARDEVACFFDGLDLLPPGLVTTTEWPTPEERSAAPENSGVYAGVARKP; this is encoded by the coding sequence TTGACCACGGACCCTTCCCGGCCCCCCAGGATCGACACCGGAAAGGCCCATCCGGCACGCGTGTACGACTGGCTCCTCGGCGGCAAGGACAACTACCCGGTCGACGAGGAGGTGGGGCGGAGGCTGCCGCCGGAGGCCCGTACCGGTGCGCGGCAGAATCGCGCCTTCATGCGGCGCGCCGCCGCACACCTGGCGGAGCGAGGCATCGACCAGTTCCTGGACGTCGGGGCGGGCATCCCCACCGAGCCGAACCTGCACCAGGTCGTCCAGCGCGCCGTCCCCGCCTCCCGGGTGGTATACGTCGACAACGACCCCATCGTGCTCCGTCACGCCGAGGCCCTGCTGGTCAGCCATCCCGACGGGGCCACCGAGTACGTCCTCGCGGACGCCCAGGCACCCGACGAGATCATCCGTCAGGCCGGACGGGTCCTCGACCTGCGGCGCCCGGTGGCGCTCTCCCTGATCGCGCTGCTGCACTTCCTGCCGGACGACGAACGGGCCGGCGCCGTCGTACGCGAGTTGGTCGGGGCCCTGGCGCCGGGCAGCCACCTGGTCCTGACCCACGGGGCGTCCGATCTGAATCCGGAACTCGCCGGGCGTGCCACCGCCCAGTACGCGCGGGCGGGCATCCGCCTGGGTCTGCGCGCCCGGGATGAGGTGGCCTGCTTCTTCGACGGGCTCGACCTGCTGCCTCCGGGGCTGGTGACGACGACGGAATGGCCCACGCCGGAGGAACGTTCCGCCGCACCGGAGAACAGCGGTGTCTACGCGGGAGTGGCCCGCAAGCCCTGA
- a CDS encoding lipase family protein gives MPARSRLLASAVAATLAVGALAVPATAADGTAAVVSRGVEIPAFYTPPATLPADDGTLVRTEPLTLALSGLSGVLPGEATRLMYKSTNSNGDPVAVTGAYLEPTERWTEGGPRPLVAVAPGTMGQGDQCAASMGLERPLTMNGQTMSVGYEDVVIHRLLSDGIAVVLTDYVGLGATDRLHTYVNRVDGAHAVLDAVRAARSLESASVTDASPVGLFGYSEGGGATAAAAELQPSYAPDVELAGTYAGAPPADLAEVTEGIDGGNLAGALAWAFNGFLESDPTLREVADRQFNATGIAALEDLAGMCVGDAVLGYRSTRSSEWTTSGQPVSEVIRDEPALRAFVEEQRLGTLKPAGPVRVATGIADDLVPHAQSRDLAVDWCDKGAQVTYKAILVPGVGNDLLDHVSPLLADQGSALDWLSDRLAGEKAGSNCWTMRFQP, from the coding sequence ATGCCCGCACGCTCTCGTCTGCTCGCCTCGGCGGTCGCCGCGACCCTCGCCGTCGGCGCTTTGGCCGTCCCGGCGACCGCGGCCGACGGTACGGCCGCCGTGGTCTCCCGCGGCGTCGAGATCCCCGCCTTCTACACCCCGCCGGCCACCCTGCCCGCCGACGACGGCACCCTGGTCCGCACCGAGCCGCTCACCCTGGCCTTGTCCGGCCTGAGCGGGGTCCTGCCGGGCGAGGCGACGCGGTTGATGTACAAGTCGACGAACTCCAACGGCGACCCGGTCGCCGTGACCGGCGCCTACCTCGAGCCGACCGAGCGGTGGACCGAAGGCGGCCCGCGTCCGCTGGTGGCCGTCGCGCCGGGCACCATGGGGCAGGGCGACCAGTGTGCCGCCTCGATGGGACTGGAACGTCCGCTCACGATGAACGGCCAGACGATGTCCGTCGGTTACGAGGACGTCGTGATCCACCGGCTGCTGTCCGACGGGATCGCGGTCGTCCTCACCGACTACGTCGGTCTCGGCGCCACCGACCGCCTGCACACCTACGTCAACCGCGTCGACGGCGCACACGCGGTCCTCGACGCCGTGCGCGCGGCCCGCTCCCTGGAGTCGGCGTCGGTCACCGACGCCTCGCCCGTGGGCCTGTTCGGCTACAGCGAGGGAGGGGGGGCCACCGCCGCGGCGGCGGAGCTCCAGCCGTCCTACGCCCCGGACGTCGAACTGGCCGGAACCTATGCCGGCGCCCCGCCCGCCGACCTGGCGGAGGTGACCGAGGGGATCGACGGCGGCAACCTGGCCGGCGCGCTCGCCTGGGCCTTCAACGGCTTCCTGGAGAGCGACCCCACCCTCCGGGAGGTAGCCGACCGTCAGTTCAACGCCACGGGGATCGCCGCGCTGGAGGACCTCGCCGGGATGTGCGTCGGCGACGCCGTGCTGGGGTATCGCTCCACGCGAAGCTCCGAGTGGACGACGTCCGGGCAGCCGGTGAGCGAGGTCATCCGCGACGAACCCGCCCTGCGGGCCTTCGTGGAAGAGCAGCGACTGGGAACCCTGAAGCCCGCCGGCCCCGTCCGGGTGGCCACCGGCATCGCGGACGACCTCGTCCCGCACGCGCAGTCACGCGACCTGGCCGTGGACTGGTGCGACAAGGGCGCCCAGGTGACCTACAAGGCGATCCTCGTCCCCGGTGTCGGCAACGACCTCCTCGACCACGTCTCGCCGCTCCTCGCCGACCAGGGTTCCGCGCTGGACTGGCTCTCCGACCGGCTCGCGGGCGAGAAGGCCGGCTCCAACTGCTGGACGATGCGCTTCCAGCCGTGA
- a CDS encoding TIGR03618 family F420-dependent PPOX class oxidoreductase — translation MTDEKSPAAPGDAFWRERRLCFLTTLRPDGTPHLTPVGATYDPDEDLVRVITDGRSRKVGHIRSASAAGRPAHVAVGQVDGRHWCTLEGTAVVRDDAASVAEAERRYRERYRQPRVNPDRVVIEISVTRALGTLVPSGW, via the coding sequence TTGACCGACGAGAAGTCTCCCGCCGCACCGGGCGACGCGTTCTGGAGGGAGCGCCGCCTCTGCTTCCTGACGACCCTTCGGCCCGACGGCACACCGCATCTGACGCCGGTAGGCGCCACCTACGACCCCGACGAGGACCTGGTTCGCGTCATCACCGACGGCCGAAGCCGCAAGGTCGGGCACATCCGCTCGGCGTCGGCCGCCGGCCGCCCGGCTCACGTCGCCGTCGGCCAGGTGGACGGCCGACACTGGTGCACCCTGGAGGGAACGGCGGTCGTCCGGGACGACGCCGCGTCCGTCGCCGAGGCGGAGCGCCGCTACCGCGAGCGGTACCGGCAGCCGAGGGTCAATCCCGATCGCGTCGTCATCGAGATCAGCGTCACACGCGCCCTGGGAACCCTCGTCCCCTCGGGTTGGTGA
- a CDS encoding L-threonylcarbamoyladenylate synthase, whose protein sequence is MAKYFDVHPDNPQPRRVAQIVAGVRDDALIAYPTDSCYALGCRLGSRDGVDRIRTIRQLDDRHHFTLVCQDFAQLGQFVRVDNDVFRAIKAATPGRYTFILPATREVPRMLQHPKKKTVGVRIPDHVLVQTLLAELGEPLLSSTLLLPGEEEPMTQGWEIKDRLDHLLDIVVDSGDCGTEPTTVVDFSGGEAEVVRHGAGDPARFG, encoded by the coding sequence ATGGCCAAGTACTTCGACGTGCACCCCGACAACCCTCAACCGCGACGCGTGGCGCAGATCGTCGCCGGTGTCCGTGACGACGCGTTGATCGCGTATCCGACGGACTCCTGCTACGCCCTGGGCTGCCGGCTGGGCAGCAGGGACGGTGTCGACCGCATCCGGACGATCAGACAGTTGGACGACCGGCACCACTTCACATTGGTTTGTCAGGACTTCGCGCAGCTCGGCCAGTTCGTCCGCGTCGACAACGACGTCTTCCGAGCGATCAAGGCCGCCACGCCGGGCCGCTACACCTTCATCCTGCCCGCGACCCGTGAGGTGCCGCGGATGCTGCAGCACCCGAAGAAGAAGACCGTCGGCGTGCGCATCCCCGACCACGTCCTCGTCCAGACGCTGTTGGCCGAGTTGGGCGAGCCACTGCTGTCCAGCACGCTGCTGCTGCCCGGCGAGGAGGAACCGATGACCCAAGGCTGGGAGATCAAGGATCGCCTCGATCACCTGCTCGACATCGTGGTCGACTCGGGGGACTGCGGCACGGAGCCGACCACCGTGGTCGACTTCTCCGGGGGGGAAGCGGAGGTGGTCCGACACGGCGCGGGAGACCCGGCGCGCTTCGGGTAG
- the ligD gene encoding non-homologous end-joining DNA ligase, whose protein sequence is MELPLVAPMLATPGRLPPTAQDARWAYETKQDGIRAVVYLPGDGTVRLRSRSGRDITAAYPELGALGAALGPLDAVLDGEIVVLDVRGRADFQALQSRAGLGRDLARVARRAAETPVHLVLFDVMFLAGRSRIHHSHTRRRGLLEELDLRGPFWSTPAALVGHGAEALRVTREHGLEGLVCKRLDSPYEPGVRSRSWIKIRNTRTEDVVIGGWLPGGGSPSGRPGAVLVGRRESGRLRYAGSVGTGWSDAERAELGALLRAASTHSCPFDPAPTVPGARWVVPRLLAEVRFVSHTRAGLLRQPSWLRLRPDLAPEDSERRAPRASE, encoded by the coding sequence GTGGAGCTGCCGCTTGTCGCACCGATGCTCGCCACGCCCGGCCGTCTTCCCCCGACCGCCCAGGACGCGCGCTGGGCCTACGAGACCAAGCAGGACGGCATCCGGGCAGTGGTCTACCTGCCGGGTGACGGCACGGTCCGCCTGCGCTCGCGCTCGGGGCGGGATATCACGGCGGCGTATCCGGAGCTGGGCGCGCTGGGCGCCGCCCTCGGCCCGCTCGACGCCGTTCTCGATGGGGAGATCGTGGTCCTCGACGTGCGTGGGCGAGCCGACTTCCAGGCGCTCCAGTCCCGAGCGGGCCTCGGCCGGGACCTCGCCAGGGTCGCGCGGAGAGCGGCCGAGACCCCGGTCCACCTGGTGCTCTTCGACGTGATGTTCCTGGCGGGCCGCTCGCGGATCCACCACTCCCACACGCGAAGGCGGGGGCTGCTGGAGGAACTCGACCTGCGCGGGCCGTTCTGGTCCACTCCGGCGGCGTTGGTGGGCCACGGCGCGGAGGCCTTGCGCGTCACCCGCGAACACGGTCTGGAGGGCCTGGTCTGCAAGCGCCTCGACTCGCCCTACGAACCGGGGGTGCGATCGCGTTCCTGGATCAAGATCAGGAACACGCGCACCGAGGACGTGGTGATCGGCGGCTGGCTGCCGGGCGGAGGGAGTCCGTCCGGACGACCGGGCGCCGTCCTCGTGGGCCGACGCGAGTCGGGACGGCTCCGCTACGCCGGAAGCGTGGGTACCGGCTGGAGCGACGCCGAGCGGGCCGAACTCGGGGCGCTGCTGCGAGCCGCCTCCACCCACTCCTGCCCCTTCGATCCGGCCCCGACCGTGCCGGGCGCTCGCTGGGTGGTGCCCCGGCTGCTCGCCGAGGTCCGCTTCGTCTCCCACACCCGGGCGGGGCTGCTCCGTCAGCCGTCCTGGCTGCGACTGCGTCCCGACCTGGCGCCGGAGGATTCGGAGCGCCGCGCGCCGCGCGCGTCCGAGTGA
- a CDS encoding VOC family protein, whose translation MTDNMNSPAGPRTKHLVSTRSVYGAPCWVSLTSRDLAATEEFYSAVLGWRWRPARLGDRFRIALAGDTPVAGIAAVATMWHMAVAWTPYFAVNSADQAAARVSERGGTAAVGPISLPPGRAALLADRDGAAFGVWEGELFTDWETWRHAQPAFFRLHTRDALAAAIFYGEVLEWATDTPGCCEVHYEGSEVVLRSRGEVVARIDSGALESAPDPAVRPHWQVHFHVEDIESCARAAEANGGSVLVEDDLEVVLRDRDGAQFTVTGRGA comes from the coding sequence ATGACCGACAACATGAACTCACCCGCCGGCCCGAGGACGAAGCATCTGGTCTCCACGCGGTCCGTCTACGGCGCCCCCTGCTGGGTGAGCCTGACCAGCCGCGACCTGGCGGCGACGGAGGAGTTCTACTCGGCGGTGCTGGGGTGGAGGTGGCGACCCGCCCGGCTCGGCGACCGGTTCCGGATCGCGCTGGCCGGCGACACCCCCGTGGCCGGGATCGCCGCCGTCGCGACGATGTGGCACATGGCCGTGGCCTGGACCCCGTACTTCGCCGTGAACAGCGCGGACCAGGCGGCCGCCCGGGTCTCGGAGCGGGGTGGCACGGCGGCGGTGGGGCCGATCTCCCTACCTCCCGGAAGGGCGGCGCTGCTGGCGGACCGGGACGGGGCCGCGTTCGGGGTCTGGGAGGGTGAGCTGTTCACCGATTGGGAGACCTGGCGGCACGCCCAGCCGGCGTTCTTCCGGCTCCACACCCGTGACGCCCTCGCCGCCGCGATCTTCTACGGCGAGGTGCTGGAGTGGGCGACGGACACACCGGGCTGCTGCGAGGTCCACTACGAGGGGAGCGAGGTGGTCCTCCGCAGCCGCGGCGAGGTGGTCGCGCGCATCGACTCGGGCGCACTGGAATCGGCCCCGGACCCGGCGGTTCGCCCCCATTGGCAGGTCCACTTCCACGTCGAGGACATCGAGTCCTGCGCCCGCGCGGCCGAGGCGAACGGCGGCAGCGTGCTGGTCGAGGACGACCTGGAGGTCGTCCTCCGCGACAGGGACGGCGCGCAGTTCACCGTGACCGGTCGGGGCGCCTGA
- the glgX gene encoding glycogen debranching protein GlgX — MTVDRSDGGVASVWRGHPYPLGATFDGQGTNFALFSEVAERVDLILVGDGGTHTRVPLPEVDGFVWHGYLPGVGPGRRYGYRVHGPWDPSAGHRCNPAKLLLDPYARATDGRVDNHPSLYERTPGGPDPADSAGHTMLGVVTDPFFDWGDDRPPRRPYAETVVYEAHVRGLTRTHPAVPAELRGTYAGLAHPAVVDHLTSLGVTAVELMPVHQFVHDGALLDRGLSNYWGYNTIGYFAPHDGYAAQRTPGRQVAEFKAMVKTLHAAGLEVILDVVYNHTAEGNEHGPTLSFRGIDNASYYRLVDGDWQHYYDTTGTGNSLLMRHPYVLQLIMDSLRYWVTEMHVDGFRFDLAATLARQFHEVDRLSAFFDLIQQDPVISGVKLIAEPWDVGEGGYQVGNFPPLWSEWNGRYRDAVRDFWRGTEHTLGEFASRLTGSSDLYEHSRRRPRASVNFVTAHDGFTLRDLVSYDDKHNHANGEDNRDGETHNRSWNCGTEGPTTDPEVLLLRERQHKNFLATLLLSQGIPMLCHGDELGRTQRGNNNAYCQDNETSWVDWTSTEERRRLLEFTRRLIALRAAHPVFRRRRHFRGESVPRAGGPLADLVWLRPDAREMSDADWQRGDARAVAAFLNGDAITEPDARGRPVVDDSFLLLFNGHWEPVEFRLPDPLYGECWTALLDTAADGDGAGDGSEHKAGASLTVEARGLTLLGRPTSGRADTEGPFRRPDRSR, encoded by the coding sequence ATGACGGTGGACCGGTCCGACGGTGGGGTCGCGTCCGTATGGCGTGGTCACCCCTACCCGCTGGGTGCCACCTTCGACGGCCAGGGCACCAACTTCGCCCTGTTCAGCGAGGTGGCCGAGCGGGTGGACCTGATCCTGGTCGGTGACGGCGGCACCCACACCCGCGTGCCCCTTCCGGAGGTCGACGGGTTCGTGTGGCACGGCTACCTGCCCGGGGTCGGCCCCGGTCGGCGCTACGGCTACCGGGTTCACGGTCCGTGGGACCCCTCCGCCGGGCATCGCTGCAACCCCGCCAAGCTGTTGCTGGACCCCTACGCCCGTGCCACGGACGGCCGGGTGGACAACCATCCGTCCCTGTACGAGCGGACGCCGGGCGGCCCCGACCCGGCCGACAGCGCCGGGCACACCATGCTGGGGGTGGTCACCGACCCGTTCTTCGATTGGGGAGACGACCGCCCTCCCCGTCGTCCCTACGCGGAGACCGTCGTCTACGAGGCGCACGTGCGCGGCCTGACCCGCACCCACCCGGCCGTGCCCGCGGAACTGCGCGGGACCTACGCGGGTCTGGCCCACCCCGCCGTGGTGGATCACCTGACCTCGCTCGGGGTGACCGCCGTCGAACTGATGCCGGTGCACCAGTTCGTGCACGACGGGGCGCTGCTGGACCGGGGTCTGTCGAACTACTGGGGCTACAACACCATCGGCTACTTCGCCCCTCACGACGGGTACGCCGCGCAGCGGACCCCGGGTCGGCAGGTCGCCGAGTTCAAGGCGATGGTCAAGACCCTCCACGCGGCCGGGTTGGAGGTGATCCTCGACGTCGTCTACAACCACACGGCGGAGGGCAACGAACACGGTCCCACCCTGTCGTTCCGGGGCATCGACAACGCCTCGTACTACCGACTGGTCGACGGCGACTGGCAGCACTACTACGACACCACCGGCACCGGCAACAGCCTGTTGATGCGGCACCCCTACGTCCTCCAATTGATCATGGATTCGCTGCGCTACTGGGTCACCGAGATGCACGTGGACGGCTTCCGCTTCGACCTGGCGGCCACCCTGGCCCGGCAATTCCACGAGGTGGACCGCCTGTCGGCGTTCTTCGACCTCATCCAGCAGGACCCGGTGATCAGCGGGGTCAAGCTGATCGCGGAGCCCTGGGACGTGGGCGAGGGGGGATACCAGGTCGGCAATTTCCCGCCGCTCTGGTCGGAGTGGAACGGCCGCTACCGCGACGCCGTGCGCGACTTCTGGCGCGGGACCGAGCACACGCTCGGGGAGTTCGCCTCCCGGTTGACCGGCTCCTCCGACCTGTACGAGCACAGTCGACGTCGCCCCCGCGCCAGCGTCAACTTCGTCACCGCTCACGACGGGTTCACGCTGCGCGACCTCGTGTCGTACGACGACAAGCACAATCACGCCAACGGTGAGGACAACCGGGACGGAGAGACCCACAACCGATCATGGAACTGCGGCACGGAGGGGCCCACGACCGATCCGGAAGTCCTCCTCCTGAGAGAGCGACAGCACAAGAACTTCCTGGCCACCCTCCTGCTGTCGCAGGGCATCCCCATGCTCTGCCACGGCGACGAGCTGGGGCGCACCCAGCGTGGCAACAACAACGCCTACTGCCAGGACAACGAGACGTCCTGGGTCGACTGGACGTCGACCGAAGAACGGCGCCGACTCCTCGAATTCACCCGTCGACTGATCGCGCTGCGCGCCGCTCACCCCGTGTTCCGCCGCCGACGCCACTTCCGCGGGGAGTCCGTCCCCCGTGCCGGGGGGCCGCTCGCCGATCTGGTGTGGCTGCGGCCCGACGCGCGGGAGATGAGCGACGCCGACTGGCAGCGGGGGGACGCGCGGGCGGTGGCCGCCTTCCTCAACGGCGACGCCATCACCGAGCCCGACGCCCGGGGGCGCCCCGTGGTCGACGACTCCTTCCTGCTCCTGTTCAACGGACACTGGGAGCCGGTGGAGTTCCGGCTGCCCGACCCTCTCTACGGCGAGTGCTGGACAGCGCTGCTGGACACGGCGGCGGACGGAGACGGGGCCGGGGACGGGAGCGAACACAAGGCCGGCGCCTCGCTCACCGTCGAGGCGCGCGGTCTGACCCTCCTCGGCCGTCCAACGAGCGGGCGCGCCGACACCGAGGGGCCGTTCAGGCGCCCCGACCGGTCACGGTGA
- a CDS encoding pep a2, producing the protein MKTAVPCYYHLDVEVSPDRVSQVRRILAARLRFWGLDNLVDTVCGGAEMLLRAIDEHARDKSTSVEMWWSGQHLITAFGGKDHVLRPDPGLRECLRHLAATCDGWGCCATGAGCRVVWFSQRARSGERVPLVCAAPGPIAREGLTVPRGSGPMAELAGTGPTVRAGGGASGEAR; encoded by the coding sequence ATGAAGACCGCAGTGCCCTGCTACTACCACCTCGACGTGGAAGTCAGTCCGGACCGGGTCTCCCAGGTCAGGCGCATTCTGGCGGCTCGCCTCAGGTTCTGGGGCCTGGACAATCTGGTCGACACCGTGTGCGGCGGCGCGGAGATGCTGCTCCGAGCCATCGACGAGCACGCTCGCGACAAGAGCACGTCCGTGGAGATGTGGTGGAGCGGCCAGCATCTCATCACCGCCTTCGGCGGCAAGGACCACGTGCTGCGGCCCGATCCCGGTCTGCGGGAGTGCCTCCGCCACCTGGCCGCGACCTGCGACGGGTGGGGGTGCTGTGCCACCGGCGCGGGTTGCCGGGTCGTCTGGTTCTCCCAGCGTGCCCGGTCCGGCGAGCGTGTCCCGCTGGTCTGCGCGGCGCCGGGGCCCATCGCCCGGGAAGGCCTCACCGTGCCCCGAGGGTCCGGTCCGATGGCCGAACTCGCGGGCACCGGTCCGACCGTGCGCGCGGGCGGGGGAGCGTCGGGGGAGGCCCGATGA
- a CDS encoding alpha-1,4-glucan--maltose-1-phosphate maltosyltransferase codes for MGGTEEIGRVVVVDVAPVVLGGRRPAKAVVGEDFEVSATVFREGPDVVGAGVVLTDPEGRPGRWVAMREVGAGSDRFSAWVSAGVVGDWSFRVEGWSDPVASWWRSAGARLGACPGEAWLVWEEGARLLERAAVGVPEGEGRGRVRAVAEALRARAGGGAGDGGGVGGCLEAVEELLVGVLGSYPLRELVSCSESLPLRVERERALYGAWYEFFPRSEGTRGCAHGTLRSARRRLPWIARMGFDVVYLPPIHPIGLTCRKGRGNTLTAGEGDVGVPWAVGGLEGGHDAVHPSLGTLEDFEGFVACAEKLGLEVALDFALQCSPDHPWVRQRPGWFRRRVDGSVAFAENPPKRYEDIFPLDFDADPEGIVAESLRVLRFWMARGVRIFRVDNPHTKPVVFWERVLEGIRRTDPDVVFLAEAFTRPAMMRILAQIGFQQSYTYFTWRDSKAELTEYATELARDSAHYLRPNFFANTPDILSSYLQRGGRHAFEVRAVLAATLSPSWGIYSGFELCENIPAGPDSEEYLDSEKYRLVARDWEAARREGRDIVDLIARLNALRRAHPALRHLRNLRFHHTDNDRIIAYSKRRGDDTVLVVVNLDPHHAQEATLALDLPALGLPHPHPQPGHREAGAPHEATSARGFTVHDRLTEQTFHWHGDDYVRLDPEHTPAHILHIPPPTDHDHGHDHGLTGRHDARDVTPTRGDTAGSQSGAERP; via the coding sequence ATGGGCGGCACCGAGGAGATCGGGCGTGTGGTGGTGGTGGATGTGGCTCCGGTGGTGTTGGGGGGGCGGCGGCCGGCGAAGGCGGTGGTGGGGGAGGACTTCGAGGTGTCGGCGACGGTGTTTCGGGAGGGTCCGGACGTGGTCGGGGCGGGGGTGGTGTTGACCGATCCGGAGGGTCGGCCGGGTCGGTGGGTTGCGATGCGGGAGGTGGGGGCGGGCTCGGACCGGTTCTCGGCCTGGGTGTCGGCCGGGGTGGTGGGGGACTGGTCGTTTCGGGTGGAGGGGTGGAGTGATCCGGTGGCGTCGTGGTGGCGGTCGGCCGGGGCGCGGTTGGGGGCGTGTCCGGGGGAGGCGTGGTTGGTGTGGGAGGAGGGGGCGCGGTTGTTGGAGCGGGCGGCGGTGGGGGTGCCGGAGGGGGAGGGGCGGGGGCGGGTGCGGGCGGTGGCGGAGGCGTTGCGTGCGAGGGCGGGGGGCGGTGCCGGGGATGGGGGTGGGGTGGGTGGGTGTCTGGAGGCGGTGGAGGAGTTGTTGGTGGGGGTGTTGGGGTCGTATCCGTTGCGGGAGTTGGTGTCGTGTTCGGAGTCGTTGCCGTTGCGGGTGGAGCGGGAGCGGGCGTTGTACGGGGCGTGGTACGAGTTCTTCCCTCGTTCGGAGGGGACGCGGGGGTGTGCGCACGGGACGTTGCGTTCGGCGCGTCGGCGTCTGCCGTGGATCGCGCGGATGGGTTTCGACGTGGTGTATCTGCCGCCGATTCATCCGATCGGGCTCACGTGTCGCAAGGGGCGGGGGAACACGTTGACGGCGGGCGAGGGGGACGTGGGGGTGCCCTGGGCGGTGGGGGGCCTCGAGGGCGGGCACGACGCGGTGCACCCGTCGTTGGGAACTCTGGAGGACTTCGAGGGTTTCGTGGCGTGTGCCGAGAAGTTGGGGTTGGAGGTGGCGTTGGACTTCGCGTTGCAGTGTTCGCCGGACCATCCCTGGGTTCGTCAGCGCCCGGGGTGGTTTCGCAGGCGGGTGGACGGGTCGGTGGCGTTCGCGGAGAATCCGCCGAAGCGGTACGAGGACATTTTTCCGTTGGATTTCGATGCGGATCCGGAAGGGATCGTGGCGGAGTCCTTGCGGGTTCTGCGGTTTTGGATGGCCCGGGGGGTGCGGATCTTTCGGGTGGACAATCCGCATACCAAACCGGTGGTGTTCTGGGAGCGGGTACTGGAGGGGATCCGTCGGACGGATCCCGATGTGGTGTTTCTTGCGGAGGCGTTCACGCGGCCGGCGATGATGCGGATTCTGGCGCAGATCGGTTTTCAGCAGTCGTACACATATTTCACCTGGCGTGACAGCAAGGCGGAGTTGACCGAGTACGCGACGGAGTTGGCTCGCGACAGTGCACACTATCTGCGGCCGAACTTTTTCGCCAACACTCCCGACATTCTTTCGTCGTACTTGCAGCGCGGTGGTCGGCATGCCTTCGAGGTGCGGGCGGTGTTGGCGGCGACATTGTCGCCGAGTTGGGGAATCTACAGTGGTTTCGAACTGTGTGAGAACATTCCCGCCGGGCCGGATTCCGAGGAGTATCTGGACTCGGAGAAGTATCGACTCGTCGCTCGTGATTGGGAGGCCGCCCGGCGTGAGGGGCGGGACATCGTCGACTTGATCGCCCGGTTGAACGCGCTGCGTCGGGCGCATCCGGCTCTGCGTCACCTGCGCAACCTGCGTTTCCATCACACCGACAACGACCGGATCATCGCCTACAGCAAGCGCCGCGGCGACGACACCGTTCTCGTGGTGGTCAACCTCGACCCCCACCACGCCCAGGAGGCCACCCTCGCGCTGGACCTGCCCGCTCTCGGCCTGCCCCACCCCCACCCCCAGCCCGGGCATCGGGAGGCCGGGGCGCCGCACGAGGCGACGTCGGCGAGGGGCTTCACCGTCCACGACCGGCTGACCGAGCAGACCTTCCACTGGCACGGCGACGACTACGTCCGCCTCGACCCGGAGCACACCCCCGCCCACATCCTCCACATCCCCCCACCCACCGACCACGACCACGGCCACGACCACGGCCTCACCGGCCGCCACGACGCCCGGGACGTCACCCCCACCCGCGGCGACACCGCGGGCAGCCAGAGCGGAGCGGAGCGCCCATGA